The Sebastes fasciatus isolate fSebFas1 chromosome 4, fSebFas1.pri, whole genome shotgun sequence genome window below encodes:
- the rhcgb gene encoding ammonium transporter Rh type C-like 2 isoform X1 — MGCIQSFRELCDRTKNTNVRISLPIVCIVWQTAMIILFGVFIRYNEESNPHWIEHRKANNISSDIENDFYYRYPSFQDVHVMIFVGFGFLMTFLKRYSFGAVGYNFLIAAFGLQWALLMQGWFHSLDYTDGKIKIGIENLINADFCVAGCLIAYGAVLGKVSAVQLLVMTLFGVTLFAVEEYIILNLIHARDAGGSMVIHTFGGYYGLSISWMLYRPGLDQSSRLQGSVYHSDVFAMIGTLFLWMFWPSFNSAITDHGDGQHRAAINTYLALASTVLTTVAISSLFQKHGKLDMVHIQNSTLAGGVAVGTAAEFMLMPYGSLIVGFCCGIISTLGYIYLTPFMEKYLKIQDTCGIHNLHAMPGVIGGIVGAITAAAASESVYGREGLINTFDFEGDFKDMVPTRQGGHQAAGLCVAICFGVGGGILVGCILRLPIWGDPADDNCFDDEAYWELPEDEEAVPPVLQYNNHMRNKDVTESNFSMEQTGR, encoded by the exons ATGGGTTGTATTCAAAGCTTCAGGGAACTGTGCGACCGCACGAAGAACACTAATGTTCGTATCAGTCTTCCAATAGTTTGCATTGTGTGGCAAACAGCCATGATCATCTTGTTTGGGGTTTTTATTCGTTACAATGAAGAGTCGAATCCACACTGGATAGAGCACAGAAAAGCTAACAATATATCAAGTGACATTGAGAATGACTTCTACTACAGATATCCAA GTTTCCAGGACGTCCATGTGATGATCTTTGTTGGATTCGGCTTCCTGATGACATTTCTTAAGCGCTACAGCTTCGGCGCGGTGGGTTACAACTTCCTCATCGCAGCTTTCGGCCTCCAATGGGCGCTGCTGATGCAAGGCTGGTTCCACTCCCTGGACTACACTGATGGAAAGATCAAAATAGGAATTGAAAA CCTgatcaacgctgacttctgtGTGGCGGGCTGCTTGATAGCCTACGGGGCGGTGCTTGGTAAAGTCAGTGCGGTCCAGCTGCTGGTTATGACTCTGTTTGGGGTCACACTGTTTGCTGTGGAGGAATACATCATCCTGAATCTCATACAT GCCAGAGATGCTGGAGGCTCCATGGTGATCCACACATTTGGAGGTTATTACGGTCTTTCCATCTCGTGGATGCTCTATCGACCGGGCCTGGACCAGAGCAGCCGTCTGCAGGGCTCCGTCTACCACTCGGACGTCTTTGCCATGATTG GCACCCTCTTCCTGTGGATGTTCTGGCCCAGCTTCAACTCAGCCATCACAGACCACGGGGACGGGCAGCACAGAGCAGCCATCAACACCTATCTGGCTTTGGCCTCAACTGTGCTCACTACTGTGGCCATCTCCAGCCTCTTCCAGAAGCACGGAAAACTAGACATG GTTCACATCCAGAACTCCACTCTAGCTGGAGGCGTTGCAGTGGGAACTGCAGCAGAGTTCATGCTGATGCCCTACGGCTCTCTGATCGTAGGATTCTGCTGTGGTATCATCTCCACACTGGGATATATCTACCTCACG CCTTTCATGGAGAAGTACCTGAAGATCCAGGACACATGTGGAATCCATAACCTGCATGCCATGCCAGGAGTCATCGGTGGCATTGTGGGAGCCATTACGGCCGCAGCTGCATCAGAGTCCGTTTATGGCCGAGAAGG GCTCATTAACACCTTTGACTTTGAGGGTGATTTCAAAGACATGGTACCCACACGGCAGGGTGGTCACCAGGCTGCAGGCCTCTGTGTGGCTATCTGCTTTGGTGTGGGAGGAGGCATCCTTGTCG GTTGTATTTTAAGATTACCTATCTGGGGAGATCCTGCAGATGACAACTGTTTTGATGATGAGGCCTACTGGGAG CTTCCTGAAGATGAAGAGGCCGTCCCCCCTGTCCTTCAGTACAACAACCACATGCGGAACAAAGACGT AACGGAATCAAATTTCTCCATGGAGCAGACCGGACGCTAG
- the rhcgb gene encoding ammonium transporter Rh type C-like 2 isoform X2 produces the protein MIFVGFGFLMTFLKRYSFGAVGYNFLIAAFGLQWALLMQGWFHSLDYTDGKIKIGIENLINADFCVAGCLIAYGAVLGKVSAVQLLVMTLFGVTLFAVEEYIILNLIHARDAGGSMVIHTFGGYYGLSISWMLYRPGLDQSSRLQGSVYHSDVFAMIGTLFLWMFWPSFNSAITDHGDGQHRAAINTYLALASTVLTTVAISSLFQKHGKLDMVHIQNSTLAGGVAVGTAAEFMLMPYGSLIVGFCCGIISTLGYIYLTPFMEKYLKIQDTCGIHNLHAMPGVIGGIVGAITAAAASESVYGREGLINTFDFEGDFKDMVPTRQGGHQAAGLCVAICFGVGGGILVGCILRLPIWGDPADDNCFDDEAYWELPEDEEAVPPVLQYNNHMRNKDVTESNFSMEQTGR, from the exons ATGATCTTTGTTGGATTCGGCTTCCTGATGACATTTCTTAAGCGCTACAGCTTCGGCGCGGTGGGTTACAACTTCCTCATCGCAGCTTTCGGCCTCCAATGGGCGCTGCTGATGCAAGGCTGGTTCCACTCCCTGGACTACACTGATGGAAAGATCAAAATAGGAATTGAAAA CCTgatcaacgctgacttctgtGTGGCGGGCTGCTTGATAGCCTACGGGGCGGTGCTTGGTAAAGTCAGTGCGGTCCAGCTGCTGGTTATGACTCTGTTTGGGGTCACACTGTTTGCTGTGGAGGAATACATCATCCTGAATCTCATACAT GCCAGAGATGCTGGAGGCTCCATGGTGATCCACACATTTGGAGGTTATTACGGTCTTTCCATCTCGTGGATGCTCTATCGACCGGGCCTGGACCAGAGCAGCCGTCTGCAGGGCTCCGTCTACCACTCGGACGTCTTTGCCATGATTG GCACCCTCTTCCTGTGGATGTTCTGGCCCAGCTTCAACTCAGCCATCACAGACCACGGGGACGGGCAGCACAGAGCAGCCATCAACACCTATCTGGCTTTGGCCTCAACTGTGCTCACTACTGTGGCCATCTCCAGCCTCTTCCAGAAGCACGGAAAACTAGACATG GTTCACATCCAGAACTCCACTCTAGCTGGAGGCGTTGCAGTGGGAACTGCAGCAGAGTTCATGCTGATGCCCTACGGCTCTCTGATCGTAGGATTCTGCTGTGGTATCATCTCCACACTGGGATATATCTACCTCACG CCTTTCATGGAGAAGTACCTGAAGATCCAGGACACATGTGGAATCCATAACCTGCATGCCATGCCAGGAGTCATCGGTGGCATTGTGGGAGCCATTACGGCCGCAGCTGCATCAGAGTCCGTTTATGGCCGAGAAGG GCTCATTAACACCTTTGACTTTGAGGGTGATTTCAAAGACATGGTACCCACACGGCAGGGTGGTCACCAGGCTGCAGGCCTCTGTGTGGCTATCTGCTTTGGTGTGGGAGGAGGCATCCTTGTCG GTTGTATTTTAAGATTACCTATCTGGGGAGATCCTGCAGATGACAACTGTTTTGATGATGAGGCCTACTGGGAG CTTCCTGAAGATGAAGAGGCCGTCCCCCCTGTCCTTCAGTACAACAACCACATGCGGAACAAAGACGT AACGGAATCAAATTTCTCCATGGAGCAGACCGGACGCTAG